From Skermanella sp. TT6, a single genomic window includes:
- a CDS encoding electron transfer flavoprotein subunit beta/FixA family protein, whose product MHIVVCIKQVPDSAQIRIHPVTNTIMRQGVPAIINPYDLFSLEEALRLKDRFGGRVTVLTMGPPMAEASLRKALSFGATDAVLLTDRKFAGSDTLATSYALTSAIRKLHKEEPVDLVFCGKQTIDGDTAQVGPGIATRLNLQQLTYVAKIEDVNLESREITVQRRSEGGVQVLKSRLPAMITMLEGSNTMRFGTMDDMFRAARTPLKTWSKDTCVDDENKVGLKGSPTVVSKVFVPKPRAEKAKMIEAEGGAEAQAAAAIDMLFTTYPKLANDLVR is encoded by the coding sequence ATGCACATCGTCGTCTGTATCAAGCAGGTGCCCGACAGCGCCCAGATCCGGATCCATCCGGTCACCAATACCATCATGCGCCAGGGCGTGCCGGCGATCATCAACCCCTACGACCTTTTCTCCCTGGAAGAGGCGCTGCGTCTGAAGGACCGTTTCGGCGGCCGGGTCACCGTCCTGACGATGGGTCCGCCCATGGCCGAAGCGTCCCTGCGCAAGGCGCTTTCTTTCGGTGCTACCGACGCGGTGCTGCTGACCGACCGCAAGTTCGCCGGCTCCGACACGCTGGCGACCTCCTACGCGCTGACCTCCGCCATCCGGAAGCTGCACAAGGAGGAGCCGGTCGACCTGGTGTTCTGCGGCAAGCAGACGATCGACGGCGACACCGCCCAGGTCGGCCCGGGGATCGCCACGCGCCTCAATCTCCAGCAGCTGACCTATGTCGCGAAGATCGAGGACGTGAATCTCGAAAGCCGCGAGATCACCGTCCAGCGGCGTTCCGAGGGTGGCGTGCAGGTCCTGAAGAGCCGCCTGCCGGCCATGATCACCATGCTCGAAGGCTCCAACACGATGCGCTTCGGCACCATGGACGACATGTTCCGGGCCGCGCGCACGCCGCTGAAGACCTGGAGCAAGGACACCTGCGTCGACGACGAGAACAAGGTCGGCCTGAAGGGCTCGCCCACCGTCGTCTCCAAGGTGTTCGTGCCGAAGCCCCGCGCCGAGAAGGCGAAGATGATCGAAGCCGAGGGCGGTGCCGAGGCCCAGGCGGCGGCGGCGATCGACATGCTTTTCACCACCTACCCGAAGCTGGCGAACGACCTGGTCCGATAA
- a CDS encoding electron transfer flavoprotein subunit alpha/FixB family protein, giving the protein MSQAPANPPPAKKAAGGRKFELPEELKVYKGVWVIVEQERGKVHTVSYELLGEARKLADKLGVEVGAVILGAPGPFIREITGEAIAYGADVVYTVLDPVLAEYRTEPYSKVMTDVVNTFKPEIVLLGASTLGRDLAGAIATTLLTGLTADCTELDISAENRSLAATRPTFGGTLLCTIQTLAYRPQMATIRPRVMQMPERDGTRTGRVIEVTPNLAEEVFVTKVLDFIPDSDQEEAQLAFADIIVSGGKGLQKPENFKLVWDLAEVLGAEVGASRPCTQAGWVTSDRQVGQTGKTVRPKLYIAAGISGAIQHRVGCENSDVILAINSDPNAPIFDFAHHGIVGDALQILPALTEQFRQRRLVNRKAS; this is encoded by the coding sequence ATGAGCCAAGCGCCTGCCAATCCACCCCCCGCCAAGAAGGCCGCCGGCGGCCGCAAGTTCGAACTGCCGGAAGAGTTGAAAGTCTACAAGGGTGTCTGGGTCATCGTCGAGCAGGAGCGCGGCAAGGTCCACACCGTCTCGTACGAGCTGCTGGGCGAGGCCCGCAAGCTGGCCGACAAGCTGGGCGTCGAGGTCGGCGCCGTGATCCTGGGCGCTCCCGGCCCCTTCATCCGGGAGATCACCGGCGAGGCGATCGCCTATGGTGCCGACGTGGTCTACACGGTGCTCGACCCCGTGCTGGCCGAGTACCGGACCGAGCCCTATTCCAAGGTGATGACCGACGTGGTCAACACCTTCAAGCCGGAGATCGTGCTGCTGGGCGCCTCGACGCTGGGCCGCGACCTGGCGGGCGCCATCGCGACCACGCTGCTGACCGGACTTACCGCCGACTGCACCGAACTGGACATCAGCGCCGAGAACCGAAGCCTGGCGGCCACCCGCCCGACCTTCGGCGGCACCCTGCTGTGCACCATCCAGACGCTGGCCTACCGTCCGCAGATGGCGACCATCCGCCCGCGCGTCATGCAGATGCCCGAGCGCGACGGCACCCGAACCGGCCGCGTCATCGAAGTGACGCCCAACCTGGCGGAAGAGGTGTTCGTCACCAAGGTCCTCGACTTCATCCCGGACAGCGACCAGGAGGAGGCTCAGCTCGCCTTCGCCGACATCATCGTGTCGGGCGGGAAGGGGCTCCAGAAGCCGGAGAACTTCAAGCTGGTCTGGGACCTGGCCGAAGTGCTGGGGGCCGAGGTCGGTGCGTCGCGGCCCTGCACGCAGGCCGGTTGGGTCACCAGCGACCGGCAGGTCGGCCAGACCGGCAAGACGGTCCGGCCGAAGCTGTACATCGCCGCCGGGATCTCGGGCGCCATCCAGCATCGCGTCGGCTGCGAGAATTCCGACGTGATCCTGGCGATCAACTCCGATCCCAACGCACCGATCTTCGACTTCGCCCACCACGGCATCGTCGGCGACGCGCTGCAGATTCTTCCGGCCTTGACGGAGCAGTTCCGCCAGCGCCGACTGGTCAACCGCAAGGCGAGCTGA
- a CDS encoding FAD-dependent monooxygenase: MVEKFDAIVVGAGPSGNSAAYTLAKGGLKVLQIERGEYSGSKNVQGAIMYADALERIIPDFRDDAPLERHIIEQRIWLLGDDSYIGTNYRSDSFNSERPNRYTIIRAQFDKWFNEKVREAGALVICETTVTELLRDANGKVYGVRTDRENGEVHADVVIMADGVNALLARRADLQPELPPENAALAVKEIHFIDPALIEQRFQVKGDEGVVIEMMGKVTGGMVGTAFLYTNKESLTIGIGCLISDFKEKGIAPYKLLEDLKNHPVIKPLIQGGEVKEYAGHLIPEGGYKAVPQVCGDGWMVVGDAAHLNNAAHREGSNLAMTSGRFAAETLIELKKQGKAPVAANLALYKKKLDESFVMKDLKKYKNLPEIMHMSPQFFSAYPDLLNGAAHNLFTVDNVDKKTKENQILKSFAKRRSLFGLVGDAFKLARAFR, from the coding sequence ATGGTAGAGAAGTTTGATGCCATCGTCGTCGGCGCCGGGCCTTCCGGCAACTCGGCGGCATATACCCTGGCCAAGGGTGGCTTGAAGGTCCTGCAGATCGAGCGCGGCGAGTATTCCGGCTCGAAGAACGTCCAGGGCGCGATCATGTATGCCGACGCGCTGGAGCGGATCATCCCCGATTTCCGCGACGACGCGCCGCTGGAACGCCACATCATCGAACAGCGCATCTGGCTGCTGGGCGACGACAGCTATATCGGCACCAATTACCGATCCGACAGCTTCAACAGCGAGCGCCCGAACCGCTACACCATCATCCGCGCCCAGTTCGACAAGTGGTTCAACGAGAAGGTCCGCGAAGCCGGCGCCCTCGTGATCTGCGAGACGACGGTCACCGAACTGCTGCGCGATGCCAACGGCAAGGTCTATGGCGTTCGCACCGACCGCGAGAACGGCGAGGTCCATGCCGACGTGGTCATCATGGCCGACGGCGTCAACGCCCTGCTGGCCCGCCGCGCCGACCTTCAGCCGGAGCTGCCGCCCGAGAACGCGGCGCTGGCGGTGAAGGAGATCCACTTCATCGACCCCGCGCTGATCGAGCAGCGGTTCCAGGTGAAGGGCGACGAAGGCGTCGTCATCGAGATGATGGGCAAGGTCACCGGCGGGATGGTCGGAACCGCGTTCCTGTACACCAACAAGGAATCGCTGACCATCGGCATCGGCTGCCTGATCTCCGACTTCAAGGAGAAGGGCATCGCCCCGTACAAGCTGCTCGAGGACCTGAAGAACCATCCGGTGATCAAGCCCCTGATCCAGGGCGGCGAGGTCAAGGAGTATGCCGGCCACCTGATCCCGGAAGGCGGTTACAAGGCGGTCCCGCAGGTCTGCGGCGACGGCTGGATGGTGGTCGGCGACGCCGCCCACCTGAACAACGCCGCCCACCGCGAAGGGTCGAACCTGGCGATGACCAGCGGCCGCTTCGCCGCCGAGACGCTCATCGAGCTGAAGAAGCAGGGCAAGGCGCCGGTCGCCGCCAATCTCGCCCTCTACAAGAAGAAGCTCGACGAGAGCTTCGTCATGAAGGACCTGAAGAAGTACAAGAACCTGCCGGAGATCATGCACATGTCGCCGCAGTTCTTCAGCGCCTATCCGGACCTCTTGAACGGCGCCGCCCACAATCTCTTTACCGTGGATAATGTCGACAAGAAGACCAAGGAGAACCAGATCCTGAAATCGTTCGCCAAGCGGCGCTCGCTGTTCGGACTGGTCGGTGACGCATTCAAGCTGGCGAGGGCTTTCCGATGA
- a CDS encoding ferredoxin family protein: protein MSMIKVEDKLYQNRYIVDENRPHIYIKDAEVCASNCKGQPCTFCCPANCYTKDDAGGVNLVTDGCLECGTCRVICQDHGNVSWNYPRGGYGISYKFG from the coding sequence ATGAGCATGATCAAGGTTGAAGACAAGCTTTACCAGAACCGGTACATCGTCGACGAGAACCGTCCCCACATCTACATCAAGGACGCCGAGGTCTGCGCGTCCAACTGCAAGGGCCAGCCGTGCACCTTCTGCTGCCCGGCGAACTGCTACACGAAGGACGACGCCGGCGGCGTCAATCTCGTGACCGACGGCTGCCTGGAATGCGGCACCTGTCGGGTCATCTGCCAGGACCATGGCAATGTCTCGTGGAACTATCCGCGCGGCGGCTACGGCATCAGCTACAAGTTCGGCTGA
- the pal gene encoding peptidoglycan-associated lipoprotein Pal, whose product MRLKLMGIVGALLVLTACESAPWDASSSSGMGAVNGAPIGGVGAGGPGGVGVGGIGGAGGLSGARPGAGGVMPGSQQDLANSVGDRVFFGYDQVDLSAEARATLERQAQWLKQYANVTVTIEGHADERGTREYNLALGDRRANSVRNYLVTQGISPNRIATLSFGKERPAIGASGEQAWAQNRRAVTLVN is encoded by the coding sequence ATGCGGTTGAAGCTTATGGGGATAGTGGGCGCCCTGCTCGTTCTGACGGCTTGCGAGTCGGCTCCGTGGGACGCCTCGAGCAGCAGCGGCATGGGCGCGGTGAACGGAGCCCCGATCGGCGGAGTGGGCGCGGGCGGCCCGGGCGGAGTCGGGGTCGGAGGCATCGGGGGTGCCGGCGGCCTTTCGGGTGCGCGTCCCGGTGCCGGCGGCGTGATGCCGGGTTCCCAGCAGGATCTGGCCAACAGCGTCGGCGACCGGGTGTTCTTCGGATACGACCAGGTCGATCTGAGCGCGGAGGCCCGGGCGACGCTGGAACGGCAGGCCCAGTGGCTGAAGCAGTACGCCAACGTGACCGTCACGATCGAGGGTCACGCCGACGAGCGCGGCACGCGGGAATACAACCTGGCGCTCGGCGACCGCCGTGCCAACTCGGTCAGGAACTATCTCGTCACCCAGGGCATTTCGCCCAACCGCATCGCGACGCTGAGCTTCGGCAAGGAGCGGCCGGCGATCGGCGCGTCCGGCGAGCAGGCCTGGGCCCAGAACCGACGCGCGGTGACCCTGGTCAACTGA